The Arthrobacter sp. NicSoilC5 genome has a window encoding:
- a CDS encoding TM2 domain-containing protein produces the protein MSHPNFPNPSQSGPSAPPIPPAPSTFGGPSTFEGHYPGAPQGDYQPGPHGSGPYPDGPRKSFMTTWILSLLLGTFGADRFYLGKIGSGIAKLLTAGGLGIVAIVDLIITLTGNTRDKDGRPLEGYPENKKKAWIITGVVWLISIITGILLTIMSVAMIGAALDNRKLPVSPELPSASQAAPNPSRGTTPSNGAAPSSGADAGANSFVATVSEGNTVKISVLDSIYTAEIPGMTYMQPKNGGFLAVKVSWETLTGSSFSSPSNFKVYDAEGKEGELVYLDDGMGALPTDEVGAGDVRQGVIAFDVKKGPTQVVVNDDFGDKTATFTLTPQ, from the coding sequence ATGAGCCACCCGAATTTCCCCAACCCATCCCAGAGCGGGCCGTCCGCTCCGCCCATTCCGCCGGCCCCGTCCACCTTCGGCGGACCATCCACGTTTGAGGGGCACTACCCCGGAGCTCCGCAGGGGGATTACCAGCCGGGGCCCCACGGCAGCGGCCCCTACCCGGACGGTCCCCGGAAGTCGTTCATGACAACCTGGATCCTTTCGCTGCTGCTGGGTACCTTCGGCGCGGACCGCTTCTACCTTGGCAAGATCGGCTCCGGCATCGCCAAGCTCCTGACGGCCGGCGGCCTCGGCATCGTGGCCATCGTGGACCTGATCATCACCTTGACCGGAAACACCAGGGACAAGGATGGCCGCCCGCTTGAGGGCTACCCGGAGAACAAGAAGAAGGCCTGGATCATCACCGGCGTCGTCTGGCTCATCAGCATCATCACCGGAATCCTGCTGACCATCATGTCCGTCGCCATGATCGGAGCTGCCCTCGACAACCGGAAGCTCCCCGTATCTCCCGAGCTTCCGTCGGCCTCGCAGGCAGCGCCCAACCCGTCACGTGGAACAACCCCGTCGAACGGAGCCGCTCCGTCCAGTGGCGCCGACGCCGGTGCAAACTCCTTCGTCGCCACCGTGTCCGAAGGCAACACCGTCAAGATCAGCGTCCTCGATTCCATCTACACGGCCGAAATCCCGGGCATGACCTACATGCAGCCGAAGAACGGCGGTTTCCTCGCGGTCAAGGTGTCCTGGGAGACGCTGACCGGAAGCAGCTTCTCCAGCCCCTCGAATTTCAAGGTCTACGACGCCGAGGGCAAAGAGGGCGAACTGGTCTATCTTGACGATGGCATGGGCGCCCTGCCCACCGACGAGGTCGGTGCCGGCGATGTCCGCCAGGGCGTCATTGCGTTTGATGTGAAGAAGGGCCCCACCCAGGTTGTTGTCAACGATGACTTCGGCGACAAGACGGCCACCTTCACCCTGACCCCGCAGTAG
- the dapB gene encoding 4-hydroxy-tetrahydrodipicolinate reductase, translating into MTEQHSVPKLVAVLGANGRMGAEAVKAIDAAPDMKLVAALGRGDSLEQLAASGARYVVDLTVPESTEANVRFAVEHGIHAVVGTTGWDTGRLSALESLLAAHPETGVLIAPNFALGSVLASAFAAKASKYFESVEIIELHHPDKVDAPSGTAVRTAELIAAERRAAQVPPSPDATTSERAGARGCEVDGVRVHSVRLRGLVAHQEVLLGGPGEQLTLRHDSFDRASFMPGVLLGLRNVAAHPGLTFGLDGYLDLGL; encoded by the coding sequence ATGACCGAACAACACTCCGTTCCCAAGCTGGTGGCCGTCCTTGGTGCCAATGGACGCATGGGCGCCGAGGCCGTCAAGGCCATCGACGCCGCGCCCGACATGAAGCTCGTTGCAGCCCTGGGACGGGGTGACTCGCTGGAGCAGCTGGCAGCCTCAGGTGCCCGGTACGTGGTGGACCTGACGGTTCCCGAAAGCACCGAAGCGAACGTCCGCTTCGCCGTCGAGCACGGCATCCACGCCGTGGTGGGAACCACCGGCTGGGACACGGGGCGGCTGTCCGCCCTGGAATCCCTGCTGGCAGCGCACCCGGAGACCGGCGTTCTCATCGCCCCCAACTTCGCCCTGGGCTCGGTGCTGGCCTCTGCCTTCGCCGCGAAGGCGTCCAAATACTTCGAATCGGTGGAGATCATCGAGCTGCACCATCCGGACAAGGTGGACGCCCCTTCCGGCACCGCAGTCCGCACCGCTGAGCTGATCGCCGCCGAACGCCGGGCAGCGCAGGTGCCGCCCAGCCCGGATGCCACCACCAGTGAACGTGCCGGCGCCCGCGGCTGTGAGGTGGACGGCGTCCGGGTCCACAGTGTCCGGCTTCGCGGCCTCGTGGCACACCAGGAAGTCCTCCTGGGTGGCCCGGGCGAACAACTGACCCTCCGCCACGATTCCTTCGACCGCGCCTCGTTCATGCCCGGCGTGCTCCTGGGCCTGCGCAACGTTGCCGCACACCCGGGGCTGACCTTCGGCCTGGACGGCTACCTGGACTTGGGGCTCTAA
- a CDS encoding heparan-alpha-glucosaminide N-acetyltransferase domain-containing protein: MTSRSPATRSSKAPGRQQPGRLRGIDAARGVALLGMMATHLLPTFESNTNLTPTWIGLTFSGRAAALFAVLAGVGLALSTGKDKPLAGPGLSAARRGVALRALVIAAVGLTLGGLEVNVAIILVHYAVLFLCILPFLGLGVKPLCAWAGGWILASPVLAYLMRPWLLAPEPPLKLGHNPGWEDLGTPARLLADVFFTGYYPVFQWLSYLLVGLVIGRLVLTKALVPILLLSAGTVVAVAAKALGAAAMEDWGGLAALEKVLNSPGYPLGSVLQVNLTGIPQEGSWWWLASAAPHSGTPLDLLHTSAVAAAVIGACLLLGRLAEWVDLDLLLPLRGAGAMTLTLYTVHVWVVSSFYLKPLPAGWTEDGMYFAQAATAITVGIVFARLSWRGPLEWAGHAAAVVGRGGFKALS, from the coding sequence ATGACGTCCCGAAGCCCGGCCACCCGGTCCAGCAAGGCCCCAGGCAGGCAACAACCGGGGCGCCTCCGGGGCATCGACGCCGCCCGCGGCGTGGCATTGCTGGGCATGATGGCCACCCACCTGCTGCCGACGTTCGAATCGAATACAAACCTCACGCCAACCTGGATTGGCCTCACCTTCTCGGGCCGGGCCGCCGCCCTCTTCGCCGTGCTGGCCGGCGTGGGACTTGCCCTGTCCACCGGGAAGGACAAGCCGCTGGCGGGCCCCGGGCTCTCCGCCGCCCGGCGCGGTGTGGCGCTGCGCGCCCTGGTGATTGCCGCCGTCGGACTTACCCTGGGCGGCCTGGAGGTGAACGTGGCCATTATCCTGGTCCACTACGCCGTGCTGTTCCTGTGCATCCTCCCCTTCCTGGGGCTTGGCGTGAAGCCGCTGTGCGCCTGGGCCGGTGGCTGGATCCTTGCCTCGCCGGTGCTGGCATACCTCATGCGGCCCTGGCTCCTTGCCCCTGAGCCTCCCCTGAAGCTGGGCCACAACCCGGGCTGGGAAGACCTCGGAACACCTGCCCGGCTGCTCGCGGATGTGTTCTTTACCGGCTACTACCCTGTGTTCCAGTGGCTGTCCTACCTGCTGGTGGGGCTGGTGATCGGGCGCCTGGTCCTCACCAAGGCACTGGTTCCCATACTGCTGCTGTCGGCCGGAACGGTGGTGGCCGTGGCAGCCAAGGCCCTGGGGGCAGCGGCCATGGAGGACTGGGGCGGCCTGGCAGCGCTGGAAAAGGTCCTCAATTCCCCGGGGTATCCGCTGGGCAGCGTGCTGCAGGTCAACCTGACAGGTATCCCCCAGGAGGGCTCCTGGTGGTGGCTGGCATCGGCCGCACCGCACTCGGGAACTCCGCTTGACCTGCTGCACACCTCGGCAGTGGCGGCGGCGGTCATTGGGGCCTGCCTGCTGCTGGGTCGCCTCGCGGAGTGGGTGGACCTGGACCTGCTGCTTCCGCTGCGCGGGGCCGGCGCCATGACGCTGACCCTGTACACAGTGCACGTCTGGGTGGTGTCCAGCTTCTATCTGAAACCCCTGCCCGCCGGCTGGACGGAGGACGGGATGTACTTTGCCCAGGCGGCCACTGCCATCACTGTCGGCATTGTCTTTGCGCGGCTGTCCTGGCGCGGCCCGCTGGAATGGGCGGGCCATGCGGCGGCCGTGGTGGGCCGGGGCGGCTTCAAGGCCCTCTCCTGA
- a CDS encoding MogA/MoaB family molybdenum cofactor biosynthesis protein, which yields MTTPHILHLPEPHRHGDVQGRKAGVVIASTRAAAGIYDDETGPVITDWLTEHGFDVFPAMVVPDGDPVGAAIRALLTQHPAVVITSGGTGLSPDDRTPDVTLPLLDREIPGIMEAIRRAGAAKTPLAALSRGYAGAAGRTFIVNLPGSPKGVMDGLTVLDPVIGHLCDQLEGGHGH from the coding sequence GTGACCACCCCCCACATCCTGCATCTCCCCGAACCGCACCGGCACGGCGACGTGCAGGGGCGGAAGGCCGGCGTCGTCATCGCCTCCACCCGGGCCGCCGCCGGCATCTACGACGACGAGACCGGACCGGTCATCACCGACTGGCTCACTGAACATGGCTTCGACGTCTTCCCGGCCATGGTGGTCCCCGACGGCGATCCCGTGGGCGCCGCCATCCGGGCGCTCCTCACCCAGCACCCCGCCGTCGTCATCACCAGCGGCGGCACCGGCCTCAGCCCGGACGACCGGACACCGGACGTCACCCTGCCGCTGCTGGACCGGGAAATCCCCGGCATCATGGAGGCGATTCGCCGCGCCGGCGCTGCCAAGACCCCGCTGGCTGCCCTCAGCCGGGGATATGCCGGTGCCGCCGGGCGTACCTTCATCGTGAACCTGCCCGGATCGCCCAAAGGCGTCATGGACGGGCTGACCGTCCTGGACCCGGTGATCGGACATCTTTGTGACCAGCTGGAAGGCGGACATGGGCACTGA
- the moaC gene encoding cyclic pyranopterin monophosphate synthase MoaC, with protein sequence MDVVNAEQTPALTHLRQDGSAQMVDVSAKAETTREATATATVRTTPEVMRLLGTGGLPKGDALAVARVAGIMAAKKTPDLIPLCHPLPLAKVTVDFDLGEDAVSISSTVKTRGVTGVEMEALTAASVAALSVYDMIKAVDKHAVLTDIKVLAKSGGKSGDWAL encoded by the coding sequence ATGGATGTTGTGAACGCAGAACAAACCCCCGCACTGACGCACCTGCGCCAGGACGGCAGCGCCCAGATGGTGGATGTTTCCGCCAAGGCAGAAACAACCCGCGAGGCCACGGCCACCGCCACGGTCCGGACCACCCCGGAGGTGATGCGGCTCCTGGGCACCGGGGGGCTTCCCAAGGGGGACGCGCTGGCCGTCGCCCGCGTCGCCGGCATCATGGCGGCCAAGAAGACCCCGGACCTGATTCCGCTGTGCCATCCGCTGCCCCTCGCCAAAGTCACGGTCGATTTCGACCTCGGCGAAGATGCCGTCTCCATCAGCTCCACTGTCAAGACACGGGGCGTCACGGGAGTGGAAATGGAGGCCCTGACCGCCGCGTCGGTGGCGGCCCTCAGCGTCTACGACATGATCAAGGCCGTGGACAAACATGCCGTCCTGACAGACATCAAGGTGCTGGCCAAGAGTGGCGGCAAGAGCGGAGACTGGGCCCTGTGA
- a CDS encoding molybdenum cofactor biosynthesis protein MoaE, with amino-acid sequence MGTEAFEVVSAVLSAEPISVDQAIAAVESDTAGAVVSFSGVVRNHDGGKAVERLSYSAHPTAHQVMADVVARLVAEQNAEAGAGTGQPVRIWAAHRIGMLEIGDPALVCAVSAAHRGQAFAVCSDLVDRIKEQVPIWKEQFFSDGTVEWVGAGS; translated from the coding sequence ATGGGCACTGAAGCATTCGAAGTAGTGAGCGCGGTCCTGAGCGCGGAGCCCATCTCCGTGGACCAGGCAATCGCCGCAGTGGAAAGCGACACGGCCGGCGCCGTGGTCAGCTTCAGCGGCGTGGTGCGCAACCACGACGGCGGCAAGGCCGTTGAGCGCCTCAGCTACAGTGCGCACCCCACGGCGCACCAGGTGATGGCCGACGTCGTCGCGCGCCTCGTTGCCGAACAGAACGCCGAAGCAGGTGCCGGCACCGGACAGCCCGTCCGGATCTGGGCGGCGCACCGGATCGGGATGCTGGAGATCGGGGACCCCGCCCTGGTGTGCGCGGTGTCCGCCGCGCACCGCGGGCAGGCGTTCGCCGTCTGCTCCGATCTGGTGGACCGCATTAAGGAACAGGTGCCCATCTGGAAGGAACAGTTCTTCTCGGACGGCACCGTCGAATGGGTCGGCGCAGGCAGCTGA
- a CDS encoding molybdopterin-dependent oxidoreductase produces the protein MRTGARWAAAAGIGAAAGGVAVGELAAGLASPSLSPLTAVGGAVIDAVPPGVKDWAIALFGTADKAALLAAMALAIAVLAAVAGVLERRRRFAGAAVMGIFGLAGVAAVLTRSQVTPAALVLPLLAAAVAVVLLRFLARRLQAWEDLEPGDAGPEGEGPGDTGPAGTGTAASRRSFLQALATTAAATALGGVLAGIWRGAAAAVSEARARISLPLPASAAPPIPAAAEPGVAGMPPLVTPNPDFYRIDTALAVPAVSPETWVLKVTGRVAREVQLSFADLLAKPLVERHVTIACVSNEVGGDLIGNARWLGWPVRELLALAGPQPGGDMVLSRSADGWTAGTPLDALTDGRDALLVVGMNGEPLPLEHGFPVRLVVPGLYGYVSATKWVTELKVTRFADDAGYWTPRGWSARGPIKTSSRIDVPRSGRPVSAGTVVFGGVAWAQHTGIGKVELRVNRGPWQEAELAPGISVDTWYQWKLAVHLTPGQYEVQVRATNLLGEPQDETARPPAPDGATGFHTVRVDVKS, from the coding sequence CTGCGCACCGGGGCCCGCTGGGCCGCGGCTGCCGGAATAGGTGCAGCCGCCGGCGGCGTCGCCGTGGGGGAGCTGGCGGCAGGTCTTGCCAGCCCCTCCCTTTCACCGCTGACCGCTGTGGGCGGGGCTGTCATCGATGCCGTCCCGCCCGGTGTCAAGGACTGGGCCATCGCCCTCTTCGGCACGGCGGACAAGGCTGCGCTCCTGGCGGCCATGGCGCTGGCCATTGCCGTGCTGGCCGCAGTTGCCGGCGTCCTCGAGCGCCGACGGCGGTTCGCCGGTGCCGCCGTGATGGGCATCTTCGGGCTGGCCGGCGTGGCAGCGGTCCTGACACGGTCCCAGGTGACCCCTGCAGCCCTCGTGCTTCCGCTCCTGGCCGCGGCAGTCGCCGTCGTGCTGTTGCGTTTCCTGGCCCGGCGGCTGCAGGCGTGGGAGGACCTGGAACCTGGAGACGCAGGCCCGGAAGGCGAAGGCCCCGGCGACACAGGGCCTGCCGGAACCGGCACCGCCGCTTCCCGACGCAGTTTCCTCCAGGCCCTTGCCACCACTGCCGCGGCCACTGCTTTGGGCGGAGTGCTGGCGGGAATCTGGCGCGGCGCCGCAGCAGCGGTCAGTGAAGCCAGGGCACGCATTTCCCTTCCCCTGCCGGCGTCAGCCGCGCCGCCCATTCCCGCCGCCGCAGAGCCGGGCGTCGCCGGCATGCCGCCGCTGGTCACCCCGAACCCGGACTTCTACCGAATCGACACAGCGCTGGCTGTCCCCGCGGTCAGCCCGGAGACGTGGGTCCTCAAAGTCACCGGACGGGTGGCCCGCGAAGTCCAGCTTTCCTTCGCCGACCTCCTTGCCAAGCCCTTGGTTGAACGCCACGTCACCATTGCCTGCGTGTCCAATGAGGTGGGCGGGGACCTGATTGGCAACGCCCGCTGGCTCGGCTGGCCGGTGCGTGAACTGCTGGCCCTGGCCGGTCCCCAGCCGGGCGGGGATATGGTCCTCTCCCGAAGCGCCGATGGCTGGACCGCCGGAACGCCACTGGATGCCCTCACCGACGGCAGGGACGCCCTGCTTGTCGTGGGCATGAACGGTGAGCCCCTGCCGCTGGAGCACGGCTTTCCGGTCCGCCTGGTGGTCCCCGGCCTTTACGGCTATGTGTCAGCCACCAAGTGGGTCACCGAGCTCAAGGTCACCAGGTTCGCCGACGACGCCGGGTACTGGACGCCGCGGGGCTGGTCCGCGCGCGGGCCCATCAAGACGTCGTCGCGCATCGACGTGCCCCGCAGTGGGCGCCCGGTCAGCGCAGGAACCGTGGTTTTCGGCGGAGTTGCCTGGGCCCAGCACACCGGCATTGGGAAAGTGGAGCTGCGGGTCAACCGGGGACCGTGGCAGGAAGCCGAGCTGGCCCCGGGCATCTCGGTGGACACGTGGTACCAGTGGAAGCTGGCCGTCCACCTCACCCCGGGGCAGTACGAGGTCCAGGTCCGCGCCACGAACCTGTTGGGTGAACCCCAGGACGAAACGGCGCGGCCCCCGGCGCCGGACGGAGCTACGGGATTCCACACGGTTAGAGTGGACGTGAAATCCTGA
- the glp gene encoding gephyrin-like molybdotransferase Glp, translating to MTSHPHGKAEHARSVAAHAAAVAELLQPLRSSERTEVLPLIQALGRGLVDHVAAPISLPPFANSQMDGYAVRSGDLSGAGADLRIVPPVPAGSSPQPLAPGTAAPIMTGAMIPEGADAVVPIEKAVPDRFPEPGPDGTVKLNGTANWKGTVKLPATAPGTYVRPAGSDIAAGERALAAGTCLGPAQLGLLAALGIPKVTVSKAATVLLVTTGDEVVDPGQDLAPGKIYDSNGTLLEAAMQQAGLTVRRTAISTDNPAELLALLRAGSRRADLIVTTGGVSKGAYEVVRQAMAGQPVEFLHVAMQPGGPQGIGTFDGVPFLGFPGNPVSCLVSFEMFLRPALSACLGAPAPRLPLRARLDQPLASPAHKHQVRRGSLQPDGSVKLEGGEGSHLMHALAGSNVLVHVPAGVTELAAGDEVEVWML from the coding sequence ATGACCAGCCACCCCCACGGCAAGGCCGAGCATGCGCGGAGCGTCGCTGCGCATGCCGCCGCCGTTGCGGAACTCCTCCAGCCGCTCCGCTCGTCGGAGCGCACGGAAGTCCTGCCGCTCATCCAGGCGCTGGGCCGCGGCCTGGTGGACCATGTCGCCGCTCCGATCAGCCTTCCTCCGTTCGCCAACTCGCAGATGGACGGGTACGCCGTCCGCTCCGGCGACCTGTCGGGCGCCGGCGCGGACCTGCGCATCGTGCCCCCGGTTCCAGCCGGGTCCAGCCCGCAGCCGCTGGCGCCCGGAACGGCCGCCCCCATCATGACCGGTGCCATGATCCCGGAGGGGGCTGACGCCGTCGTACCCATTGAAAAAGCGGTGCCGGACCGCTTCCCGGAGCCTGGCCCGGACGGCACAGTGAAACTGAACGGCACAGCGAACTGGAAAGGCACAGTCAAACTGCCTGCCACCGCCCCGGGAACGTATGTCCGCCCCGCTGGCAGCGATATTGCTGCGGGGGAGCGGGCCCTGGCTGCCGGTACCTGCCTGGGGCCGGCGCAGTTGGGGCTGCTCGCCGCGCTGGGCATCCCGAAAGTGACAGTTTCTAAGGCCGCCACCGTCCTGCTTGTCACCACCGGGGACGAGGTGGTGGATCCCGGCCAGGACCTTGCGCCGGGCAAGATCTACGACTCCAACGGAACCCTCCTGGAAGCCGCCATGCAGCAGGCCGGGCTGACTGTCCGGCGCACCGCCATTTCCACCGACAACCCCGCGGAACTGCTGGCGCTGCTGCGCGCCGGGAGCCGGCGCGCGGACCTGATCGTGACCACGGGCGGCGTCAGCAAGGGCGCTTACGAGGTGGTGCGCCAGGCGATGGCAGGCCAGCCTGTCGAGTTCCTGCACGTGGCCATGCAGCCCGGTGGTCCCCAGGGAATCGGAACATTCGACGGCGTTCCCTTCCTTGGGTTCCCGGGCAATCCGGTCAGCTGCCTGGTGTCCTTTGAAATGTTCCTCCGTCCCGCCCTGTCAGCATGCCTCGGGGCGCCGGCACCGAGGCTGCCCCTGCGTGCCCGCCTGGACCAGCCCCTGGCGTCCCCCGCGCACAAGCACCAGGTCCGGCGTGGAAGCCTGCAGCCGGACGGGTCCGTGAAGCTGGAGGGCGGCGAGGGCTCGCACCTGATGCACGCGCTCGCCGGTTCCAACGTCCTGGTCCACGTTCCCGCCGGCGTAACGGAGCTCGCCGCCGGCGACGAGGTGGAAGTATGGATGTTGTGA